In one window of Pseudomonas putida DNA:
- a CDS encoding methyltransferase domain-containing protein: MNDRHFDELASRFAEKIYGGAKGAIRLAVLQADLAGSLPDRPLRILDIGAGLGHMALWLAQRGHQVTLAEPAAPMLDGARARFAEANQPATFIQAPWQDLLGQLTEPFDVVLCHAVLEWLAEPHSILPVLHQLTTPGGWLSLAFYNRDALVYRNLLKGHFRKLRSDRLAGEKQSLTPQKPLDPRELRAQLEPMWQVESESGVRVFHDYMPKEFQDKAELLDLLEMELAHRRHPSFAGLGRYLHWTCRPR; the protein is encoded by the coding sequence ATGAACGACCGTCATTTCGATGAGCTGGCCAGCCGCTTCGCCGAGAAGATCTACGGCGGTGCCAAAGGCGCGATCCGCCTGGCGGTGCTGCAGGCGGACCTCGCCGGAAGCCTGCCCGACCGCCCCCTGCGCATCCTCGACATCGGCGCGGGCCTGGGCCACATGGCGCTGTGGCTGGCACAGCGGGGGCACCAGGTGACCCTGGCCGAGCCCGCCGCGCCGATGCTCGACGGCGCCCGCGCGCGCTTCGCCGAGGCCAACCAACCCGCCACCTTCATCCAGGCGCCCTGGCAGGACCTGCTCGGTCAGCTCACCGAGCCCTTCGATGTGGTGCTGTGCCACGCCGTGCTCGAATGGCTGGCCGAACCACACAGTATCCTGCCGGTGCTGCACCAGCTGACCACACCGGGCGGCTGGCTGTCGCTGGCGTTCTACAACCGCGATGCGCTGGTCTACCGCAACTTACTCAAGGGTCACTTCCGCAAGCTGCGCAGCGACCGCCTGGCCGGCGAAAAACAGAGTCTCACCCCGCAAAAACCTCTTGATCCGCGAGAACTGCGCGCGCAACTTGAACCCATGTGGCAGGTCGAAAGCGAGAGTGGGGTCAGGGTTTTCCACGATTACATGCCCAAGGAATTCCAGGACAAGGCCGAGCTGCTCGACCTGCTGGAAATGGAATTGGCCCACCGCCGTCATCCGAGCTTCGCCGGGCTCGGCCGTTACCTGCACTGGACCTGTCGCCCACGCTGA